One window of the Cryptomeria japonica chromosome 7, Sugi_1.0, whole genome shotgun sequence genome contains the following:
- the LOC131072322 gene encoding uncharacterized protein LOC131072322, protein MSSHRPENKNPQAWRQSATLFIESARQFLMTVVIPHPWFRAISINDKAVGHVLLRQGTGIHSCRAELGYAVSRNYWGIGIATEAVMRAIQAGYSDLPGLRRIEAMVLPENLPSQKVLEKAGFTRECLLRRYIKVRENVRDCILYSYLLPLDSSS, encoded by the coding sequence ATGTCATCACACCGCCCTGAAAATAAAAATCCACAAGCATGGCGTCAATCCGCAACATTGTTCATAGAAAGCGCGAGGCAATTTCTGATGACAGTCGTAATCCCTCACCCGTGGTTCAGGGCCATCTCCATTAATGACAAGGCCGTGGGTCACGTTCTGCTCAGACAGGGCACTGGAATTCATAGCTGTCGTGCCGAGCTGGGCTACGCTGTTAGTAGAAACTACTGGGGCATAGGCATTGCTACTGAAGCTGTCATGCGTGCTATACAGGCCGGGTATTCTGATCTTCCTGGACTGAGACGCATAGAAGCCATGGTGCTGCCTGAGAATCTGCCTTCGCAGAAGGTGCTCGAAAAGGCTGGGTTTACTAGAGAGTGCCTGCTTCGACGTTATATCAAGGTTCGTGAGAACGTCCGAGACTGTATTCTTTACAGTTATCTTTTACCTTTGGATTCCTCTTCTTAA